The following coding sequences lie in one Spinacia oleracea cultivar Varoflay chromosome 1, BTI_SOV_V1, whole genome shotgun sequence genomic window:
- the LOC130465594 gene encoding uncharacterized protein, with the protein MKQYYVKGNNIITTLVPHQASWVIKKIFNARTYAPGNSTIVLKHKLSISQIYRELRGNFQKVSWRKMLCNNYAPPKCTFITWLAIMGRLATCENLLKVGVHCDQVCSQCNKENETFEHLFFLCDFSYEVWSAILRWMGFRRNVEAWSVELQLLKQHNNNSVSHNVYRMAISMTVYLLWKERNARRFSQLLHTPNMIVRHALMLIYTRCYSVKKFASVV; encoded by the exons ATGAAGCAG TATTATGTGAAGGGGAATAATATTATCACTACGTTGGTGCCACATCAGGCCTCATGGGTGATTAAAAAGATCTTCAATGCCAGAACTTATGCTCCTGGTAACTCGACTATTGTTCTGAAACACAAGCTTTCTATTAGTCAAATTTATAGGGAATTACGAGGTAATTTCCAGAAGGTTTCTTGGAGAAAGATGCTCTGCAATAATTATGCTCCTCCTAAATGCACTTTCATAACTTGGCTTGCAATCATGGGTAGACTTGCTACATGTGAGAATTTGCTGAAGGTTGGAGTGCACTGTGACCAGGTTTGTAGCCAATGCAACAAGGAGAACGAAACTTTTGAGCATCTTTTCTTCTTATGTGACTTCTCTTATGAGGTTTGGAGTGCTATCCTACGATGGATGGGTTTTCGAAGGAATGTTGAGGCCTGGTCTGTTGAATTGCAGTTGTTGAAGCAACACAACAACAACTCTGTCTCACATAATGTCTACAGAATGGCTATCTCTATGACTGTTTACTTACTGTGGAAAGAGAGAAATGCAAGACGGTTTTCTCAACTGCTGCATACTCCGAATATGATTGTTAGGCATGCTTTAATGTTAATCTATACTAGATGTTATAGTGTTAAGAAATTTGCTAGCGTAGTCTAG